The segment cctctgccccctctgtcctcttcaTCCACACCTTGTCGTCTCAAGTTACTActttctctcaccctcctctccaGTTTGACTTTTTGGCCATCCATGTTCGACTTGTCAGAAAGTTGTCTAGATGTTGCAGCGTCAGTGGAGATGAGAGCAGAGAAAGGGCCAAAGTGAAGAGGGCTTATATTGTGCTCGGACAGGccaaaagcagagagaggaaaaatCGCTGGGTTGGTTGTTACCGGCGACAGTATGTTAAGACAGTTGCTCGGTGACCCGTGAGGCAGAAGTCGTGGTTGTTTTGAGGATGAAGCTTTGCAGGTAGAGGCTTTTTccatcttctttctttttttcaaagTCCTATTCATTCCTGTGAGAAGGGTATAATAATTTCAATTAGAGAAATGTAGAATATATGTTAGTTATATAATATTCATGGGCTTTAGCGTCCTGTTATCTGTTGgtttttgaatggtgaaaagttgggattgttgtcatagcaattaagaaTTCAAAGCCagatattatatcttttgaaaggtCAATCGtgttcaaaatggcaccatataaaaggaagctgaaacccatgaataggcaacattttgaggattttttactatttaaaatatattttgttttaaactgatAATTACTACGGGAACAGTCccaatttttaattaattaattctaAGAGGCTTACTGAAGGAACATTCACCCTGAGTAATCAGATCTTCAcatttatctttacttttaaatttaaaggaactgtacagTTTTGAAAACgatattacaatcacaactgaagtttttctcattgtcagtaTAAGGACAGAATATACTGCAGTAACAGAAgcactgattggctgcaggtgctgaggtttaggtagtgaggttTCAGATCAAAgtgagtccttttaggtttaaaccatctggatttcagtattgaaactggcaacccaaatgagagactcatgtgaggctcattctgctttctgactggataattatcttgagaTCCAAAgcataaacataacataaacaacttggccatgatgtctgatgtttttataattacgaataaatcaacattacaattgttatcagtaaaacctATATATGATTTAAATATGTCTACCTCATATTTGGGGACatttttatggaatttaaaatcaaaatcttacatgtGGTTCCTTTAAGTATTTATGTTTATGCAaattgtatgtatttgtatgtatgtcTAACACCTTTGTAAACACACTTATTGTTATTCACAGTCTCACAATACACTTGCACTCTTACCATAAAAAGGATTGTCGATTCTGTTTTCTTCATTTAAATTACGCCTCAGTTCCACAGCCTGCTTCACTGACTCACAAAGTCCAAACATCTCACACAGTGTATTAAGGATGACGGCATCTATCAAATATATAttagaatgtttttttatggCATTGTCACTGTGAAGGTGAAAAAGGCTTAAAAGAGTTTGATCTAACTCACCTTGTAGCTGTAAGTCATCATTCAAACCCCGAACCTCGATTTCTTTTAAAGTCAATAATAATTTAGTCTGGACACTTGACAAGACATTTCCCATTAATCCAGATTCCGCCACAGATTTCCAGAGACTTAGTACTCCATCTGGACAATTGTAAAAATAGAGGAACCATGTTAAGTGGGATGAGTAAAATATCTGAGTAGGCAAAGGTGTATGCATGtataacttatatatatatatatatatatatatatatatatatatatatatatatatatatatatatatatatatatatatatatatttttttttttttttttttttttttttttttttttcagtagctCACTACCAGTCTCAGGGTATGAATCTAAACTGTTTTATCAGGCGCTCTATTGTGGGTCAGTATATTGGTCCTTGTTACCTGGTGagtcacttctctctctcttggcaGGATGTCCATTTGTTGTAGCTAGCTTAGGGGATTGGTTTGCAGTAGCACCATCTTCTGTTTCTGCACCAGATTTTACCTCTGAATGTTCTTCAGTCCCTATTGCATCATTAAAATCCTCtcctgagaaaaaaacaacaacagtaaattATAAGAAATCATTACCTCAGAATGTGCAAAAACAGAAGGAGACATGTCCGTACCGATTCCTGCTGGTATTAAGATAAGTATTTTCTGCTACACTGACAGTGTTTGTGGGTGTGCAGTGTAGTGAGTGTACCTGTCACACTCGGAGGGCTGGGCTGGACCATGGCTCTGCTCATCGGCACATCACATTTAGTGCTGCGACAGGTGTTACTGCACACAGTACTGTGCTGATAGAAATCTATTTGGCCTGAGTCCATCATTTTTCTTTATAAGAGAGAAGGATAGAAAAAACATTATCTTTGGTGTTTCAAAATCTGTTTACAAAGAGTGAAAATCACTTCTTACAAATCAAGAACGCAATAACTGATTTTGCCATTGACAGCGATTCAAATTAAATCACAATGGCACCAAGAACAAGTGCAAACATGATAAAGGGTAAGTATTGCTTAGCAACTTGCTTGCACTTGGCTCTACCATAAAAACACAGCTTACAGAAAGACTCTGGAATGTACTGTGAAACACTGACACAAGACCAAGAGTCATGTATGTATGAAATGTATGAGAAAGGTGATGGTTGTGTGTCTCTTTAGTACAGTTAAACCACAACATTAAACAGGAAAGAGAAAGGGTCAAATGTGGAATCACCCCAATGAAACTGTAAATGTCCATGGCATTTGGATCTATTCTCCTACTATATGTAACACTATCTTTGCAACATAATAAACCAGACAGAAGAAAACTATGGAAATGAATTAAAATTATTTGCCTTGTTAGTTTCTGTATTTTCTCAtttgacagaaaaagaaaaaaaagaaagaaaaatatttacaatcTTTTACTCAAAATCAAGAATAGTCAAGACAATTAACTAGCCTACTTGGAAGCAGTATGTATCCAACTGTGTATGATCACCTGAGCATAACTCCACCCAGTCGAATGGCTCGTTTCCAGTCCTTCAATGTAGCCTTTCCTGACAGATATACAAACTGCTTGGGACTAATAAGTTCATTGTTAAACTGTAAAACACAAGTGTTCCTTATAAACAATTaagtacaacaaaatatatatgaGAATAACTAATTAGGAAAAAATAACTTACTTTGACACATCTCACATTAATTCCAGGACAAACAAACTTTTTAATCAGAAGAACTGCACTGCTGTCTCCACAGGTGATGGGATAGCCATACtcagtctcctctccctcagctTTACTCTCATCTAACGATAACAGGAGAAATTATGGGCTATGTGTGTAGCCATAATTCATCAATGATTTTATGAAAAAATCCAATACAACTTACCATGGTGGGTCTCTATGGCCAAGACTGTACCACTCCCTGCAGTTTCGTTATTAATCCTGCAGGAGGCGACAGAATctcaagtatcaatactgttGAATGTTTAGCATAGATTTTGCAGTTTCAACAGGGACAACACATGAATTATGTTCTCTAAACCAATGAGCCCCAATGGcatatttcataaaaaaaactgaCTGGCACAGAAAACAACATCAAAATACAGTTCACATTGAGTTACCCATGTAGGATAGGCTCCAGGTGCAGGATGACTGGGGAGGATTCTTCTTTTTTCAGCATTTTGAGATTACCTTAAATATGTGCTCTCAGCGTGGGCCTCAGCTGACACAACCAAAAGACATGGACAATTATTGATCATCAAAAGCACacaataataatcaataataattcAGTTATAATAAAATCCTATATGCCCTATATTTAGATCTAAACAGGACACAATTTTCACTATAGTAAATAAAGGACCAAATTATAGCCTCTAGTCTATGGCATCTATACACATCTATACAAGAAAAGGGTAATCCAAAATTAGGATTAGGCCCATAAGAAACCCAAAGCCTTGTGAAAAACAGTTATTTTACAAAAActactttatttaaatgtgtacaGAATGGTCTGTGATGGTGTTCAATGTAATGTGCTTTTATAGCTTAAGCCTATTCAGATTTACAGTTGGCCGTCTACACTTCTCAGCCAAGGAAAACTTGGTTAGGCTATGGTTCTAAAAACAGCAGTCTAAACTAGtcaaaatgtgtgttatttttgtactaGGTAGCCTACACATATAGTACTGCAATAAAGCCTGAGGAGTCAGTCTAGCTGCTTGTGCTGTTTATAGCGAACTAATTGCGTGCGCGCTCAGCTTCATCCCCTCAGTGACGTCGGAGCGTCACGCGCACATTTGGGACAGCGCGTCTTGTTCGTTTTACACGCtttgtttaaaaagtgtatCCGTAATTTAATCAAATTAGCAACAAGCGCGATACAAGTTGGTTCTGTTGTGTGTGGACTTACCGCGTTAAAGCAATAGACAGCTCATCCGCCTGTCACAGAGTTAGGGGAGCATGCGCTATGTTCCCTCGCCGCACTTCCTGCACTGAAGGCAGCATTTGCCTGAGAAGCATCTGTCCCGGTGTCACGAGAAGTCGTAGTCCGCACGCAAAGCGTAAATCGGTCACACTGCTCTGAGCGCCAGGATTGGGCTCAGCATTCAGCCTTTTCCTGTTGCCAAGACTTCAGTCTTCAGTATGTCTGGTTGAATAGAAgttttaaacaatatatttgCCTACTTTAGTATCATAGACCAATAAccccatatatatatagcatataTCTAGAAATGAACAGTTCTTTTGGGTCGCAGTCTCGGcctattatttttgttgttgcgCGTATCTTACCACAAGATGGCAGGATTCACTTGCGTCCTGTGCTTTCCACGTGAAAGTCACTTCTGATGCTATGTTTTACACTTTATAGGTCAGTGTCAATTGGCGTCTttggtttatttcatttaagATAGCCTAGTTTGAGATATTCTGCCACTGTTTGGTAAAATACAATGTACCAGTTGTAGTTTACAGCCTAGAGCCAAAGGTCTGGGCTGATCCCCAGAGCCCGCCTCTCCGCGGAAAAGGACTTCCGGGCCTTGTTTGATTGACGTGAAAAACGAACCAATAAGATATTTAGTTAAATTGACCAACAGTAAAGGCCCGCCCTCACTGCCCAAACTTTCATGGGACAAACAGCTTGACTTTGCAGAGTTGCACCTTACATTTCTCGAGCTCTGGAAAACATGTACCAAACCACCGGAGATGCTGTAAAGACTCTCATTACATCAGTCtggattatttttagtttttattttgctgctgTCCGTGGACAGGAAGGTGAGAAAAACCCTTCTTTGTAGCGCTTTAAAGGTTAGATTTAACCACCCTTATTTAACTATTCCTGCCCCTTTGGCACGACTGTATTTTACCAAGGAGTCTATTAGATTATACatcaaacaataaataataataataataataataataataataataataataataataataataataataaacaacaacaactgtacCTTCAGGGTAACAGCAGTAATGAGCGGCTAAGAAAACTGGAAGCAGTGACAAACATTAAATAGTTTATAATAGCATGTAATACCGTGTtggtgttattttaaaataggTCTATGCAGAGCAGATACATTTACCTCATAGGCTGCcagaaaacaaatgcaaaaaacagtgtataaagtgtatatttGTTATTACATGCTATAATGTAAATTATACACAAACTGTTATGCAGAAAAATACTTGGCAAACTATATCCTAACCAACAACATTTTGTACCTAAATGTCTACATCTATCTGTTTCCTCTTTATGATTCTTGGTTTGTGCTTAAATGCCTTATAATTTGAAATAGGCTTACAATAACATCCGGCCAAATCAAATGTTATTAAACTAAGAAACTACTTTATTGAGTTCAGTTCTATATAGACATAGTCTACATTGTTTCCTGTCAGTAATGGGGGACTTGACCACTTTTGTAACTGTTACACAGGAGAAcatcttgtctgtttctgtggaCCTGTGTGGACATGTCAAAAAAGCCTTGAACAATGTTGCAGGGGGACACTGGATGTGTGGTATTTTCTCACTGGAAATTATCTTCCAAAAGTTAACAGTTGGCACAGATGTTCATtgttatgtcataaaatgtacactatattgtttttattgagcACTGGGAGGGCTACACTAAACTTCCTCTCTGGCTGCCTGTGGTTTCTACAGGAAGGTGACAGACCCTTGATCTGTTGCTCACGGTCTGTCTGTGTCACTGCGGCATTTCCACTCAATCCTGTGGGGAACTGTAGGTGGGGCTTTAGTCTTCATGGTATTTAAGGATGAAAGCTGATCTGAATATAGCCTGCAATTAACTGATAAAGATTTGTAac is part of the Periophthalmus magnuspinnatus isolate fPerMag1 chromosome 16, fPerMag1.2.pri, whole genome shotgun sequence genome and harbors:
- the LOC117384215 gene encoding glucocorticoid modulatory element-binding protein 1-like isoform X2 — its product is MLKKEESSPVILHLEPILHGINNETAGSGTVLAIETHHDESKAEGEETEYGYPITCGDSSAVLLIKKFVCPGINVRCVKFNNELISPKQFVYLSGKATLKDWKRAIRLGGVMLRKMMDSGQIDFYQHSTVCSNTCRSTKCDVPMSRAMVQPSPPSVTEDFNDAIGTEEHSEVKSGAETEDGATANQSPKLATTNGHPAKRERSDSPDGVLSLWKSVAESGLMGNVLSSVQTKLLLTLKEIEVRGLNDDLQLQDAVILNTLCEMFGLCESVKQAVELRRNLNEENRIDNPFYGMNRTLKKRKKMEKASTCKASSSKQPRLLPHGSPSNCLNILSPVTTNPAIFPLSAFGLSEHNISPLHFGPFSALISTDAATSRQLSDKSNMDGQKVKLERRVRESSNLRRQGVDEEDRGGRGVQREVRQSTGTFEKELQNRGEEAESNS
- the LOC117384215 gene encoding glucocorticoid modulatory element-binding protein 1-like isoform X1, translating into MLKKEESSPVILHLEPILHGINNETAGSGTVLAIETHHDESKAEGEETEYGYPITCGDSSAVLLIKKFVCPGINVRCVKFNNELISPKQFVYLSGKATLKDWKRAIRLGGVMLRKMMDSGQIDFYQHSTVCSNTCRSTKCDVPMSRAMVQPSPPSVTGEDFNDAIGTEEHSEVKSGAETEDGATANQSPKLATTNGHPAKRERSDSPDGVLSLWKSVAESGLMGNVLSSVQTKLLLTLKEIEVRGLNDDLQLQDAVILNTLCEMFGLCESVKQAVELRRNLNEENRIDNPFYGMNRTLKKRKKMEKASTCKASSSKQPRLLPHGSPSNCLNILSPVTTNPAIFPLSAFGLSEHNISPLHFGPFSALISTDAATSRQLSDKSNMDGQKVKLERRVRESSNLRRQGVDEEDRGGRGVQREVRQSTGTFEKELQNRGEEAESNS